From the bacterium genome, one window contains:
- a CDS encoding sigma-70 family RNA polymerase sigma factor: MDLRSQVAAMLAGDELAWRRFLADYGRLIYAVGRRLGLTEAEREDHFQTVCLAAHRSLATLREPDRLAAWVYNIAYRAAIDTRRRQRPTLDITELEDDSRLLVEPEALEALERLEAVARVRDALGALDPRCRDLLHALFIEEPQPSYLAIQERQGIPIGSIGPTRARCLERLKKTLAGLSNRGPAPSTGGKADSGKRPRRNSGRTEE; this comes from the coding sequence ATGGATCTGCGTTCGCAGGTGGCCGCGATGCTCGCGGGCGATGAGCTGGCCTGGCGCCGGTTCCTGGCCGACTACGGGCGGCTGATCTATGCGGTGGGCCGGCGGCTCGGCCTGACCGAGGCGGAACGCGAGGACCACTTCCAGACGGTCTGTCTGGCCGCCCATCGCTCGCTCGCCACTCTGCGCGAGCCGGACCGGCTCGCGGCCTGGGTCTACAACATCGCCTACCGCGCGGCGATCGATACCCGGCGCCGGCAGCGGCCGACGCTCGACATCACGGAACTCGAGGACGATTCCAGGCTGCTGGTCGAGCCCGAGGCGCTGGAAGCCCTCGAGCGCCTCGAGGCGGTCGCACGGGTTCGGGATGCCCTGGGCGCGCTCGACCCTCGCTGCCGCGACCTGCTGCACGCCCTCTTCATCGAAGAACCGCAGCCCAGCTACCTGGCGATCCAGGAGCGGCAGGGCATCCCCATCGGCAGCATCGGACCGACGCGCGCACGCTGCCTCGAGCGACTGAAGAAAACGCTCGCGGGGCTATCAAACCGGGGGCCGGCTCCGTCTACTGGAGGGAAGGCAGACTCCGGCAAGCGGCCGAGAAGAAACAGCGGGAGAACTGAGGAATGA